One genomic window of Quercus robur chromosome 6, dhQueRobu3.1, whole genome shotgun sequence includes the following:
- the LOC126690376 gene encoding uncharacterized protein LOC126690376, which translates to MCRAFPTTLIGPTRVWFNKIPQNLVSSFEELSKLFVNNFIGGQRHKRSSSNLLTIEQGENESLRSFITRFNREALSVDEADDKLLLAAFHNGVNSDLFIHKLYEKEPQSMAELIHSTQNFMNAEDAIIAKKRKRSERVEANPSRHPEQGSRSKKGQTEERKDRDNKKPGSSTPNQ; encoded by the coding sequence atgtgtagagccttccctacTACCCTCATAGGCCCAACACGAGTTTGGTTCAACAAAATACCCCAAAATTTGGtaagttcttttgaagagttgagcaagttgtttgttaataatttcattGGCGGACAGAGGCACAAGCGTTCCTCGTCCAACTTGTTGACCATAGAGCAGGGGGAGAACGAGAGCTTGCGGTCGTTTATCACCCgtttcaacagagaagccctGAGTGTGGACGAAGCAGATGACAAGCTCCTATTGGCGGCCTTCCATAATGGGGTGAATTCGGATTTGTTTATACATAAACTCTATGAAAAAGAGCCACAGTCCATGGCCGAACTTATCCATTCgactcaaaattttatgaacgCAGAAGACGCGatcattgctaagaagaggaagagatctGAGAGAGTAGAGGCAAACCCTAGTCGCCATCCTGAGCAAGGCTCTCGTTCAAAGAAGGGACAGACGGAAGAAAGGAAAGACCGAGATAATAAGAAGCCAGGCTCTTCAACACCGAACCAGTAA